In Bradyrhizobium erythrophlei, a single genomic region encodes these proteins:
- a CDS encoding IS1182 family transposase, which translates to MRYIRGGDRNQASFLPARIDDYVAADAAVRVIDAFVEGLDMFGLGLVRATPAATGRPGYDPRDLLKLYIYGYLNEVRSSRKLERECRRNVELMWLLGRLAPDFKTIADFRRDNAAGIVGACRAFVLFCREQGLFAARLVALDGSKFRAVASAKRIMGERKVAEEAGRIDQQIAAYLANLDSIDAGERADSDAEQTAAALQALRARRTDLDALAARLKAEDRTSLVEGELDARPMGKGAGSKPPSYNVQTAVDAATGLIVHHEVTTEPTDNRLLHPMAKATKDAVAADTLTVVADAGYSNGADAAACENDGITPCVPANRAVNNQGDFFDRTAFIYEPQTDSFRCPAARTLVRKQILTRKQSVLYIADDCSGCALKPRCTRVERRFVQRHLYEDALQRMNARVEADPHLMRQRRCAAEHPFGTIKRMTAGGRFLTRGLTNVKTEAALSVLVYNIMRVINLIGSQSLKIRLA; encoded by the coding sequence ATGCGCTACATTCGAGGTGGGGACCGTAACCAGGCGAGTTTTTTGCCGGCACGGATCGATGATTACGTTGCCGCTGATGCGGCGGTGCGGGTAATCGATGCCTTTGTTGAAGGTCTCGATATGTTCGGGCTCGGCTTGGTTCGAGCGACACCGGCGGCGACCGGGCGGCCCGGCTATGACCCGCGCGATCTTCTGAAGCTCTATATCTACGGGTACCTCAACGAGGTTCGTTCGAGCCGCAAGCTGGAACGCGAGTGCCGGCGCAATGTCGAACTGATGTGGCTGTTGGGGCGGCTTGCCCCCGACTTCAAAACAATTGCGGACTTTCGGCGGGACAATGCAGCCGGGATCGTAGGGGCATGCCGGGCCTTCGTGCTGTTCTGCCGCGAGCAGGGACTATTTGCGGCCCGTCTGGTGGCCCTCGACGGTTCGAAGTTCCGGGCGGTGGCGAGCGCCAAGCGGATTATGGGCGAACGCAAGGTCGCCGAAGAGGCCGGCCGGATCGATCAACAGATCGCGGCTTATCTTGCCAACCTCGACAGCATCGATGCGGGCGAGCGGGCCGATAGCGATGCGGAACAAACGGCTGCGGCTCTCCAGGCTCTCAGGGCACGCCGCACCGACCTTGATGCTCTGGCGGCGCGACTTAAGGCGGAAGATCGGACTAGTCTTGTAGAAGGTGAGCTCGATGCGCGGCCGATGGGTAAAGGGGCAGGCTCCAAGCCTCCTTCCTACAATGTCCAGACGGCGGTCGATGCTGCGACGGGGCTGATCGTCCACCATGAGGTTACAACCGAACCCACCGACAACCGGCTGCTCCATCCGATGGCCAAGGCGACGAAGGATGCGGTGGCGGCCGATACGCTCACGGTGGTGGCGGACGCTGGCTATTCGAACGGAGCAGACGCGGCAGCCTGCGAGAACGATGGCATCACGCCTTGTGTGCCAGCGAACCGGGCCGTCAACAATCAAGGCGACTTCTTCGACCGCACGGCCTTCATCTATGAGCCGCAAACCGACAGTTTTCGTTGTCCGGCGGCCCGAACACTGGTGCGCAAGCAAATCCTCACCAGAAAGCAGAGCGTCTTGTATATCGCCGACGATTGTTCGGGTTGCGCGCTCAAGCCGAGATGCACCCGCGTCGAGCGCCGCTTCGTTCAAAGACACCTTTACGAGGACGCGCTTCAACGCATGAATGCCCGCGTCGAAGCCGATCCACACCTCATGCGGCAGCGGCGATGCGCGGCTGAACACCCGTTCGGAACCATCAAGCGGATGACGGCTGGCGGCAGGTTCCTCACCCGAGGCCTTACCAACGTCAAGACTGAAGCCGCCCTCAGCGTTCTTGTCTACAACATCATGCGGGTCATCAATCTCATCGGCTCGCAAAGCCTCAAGATTAGGCTCGCCTGA
- a CDS encoding glutamine--tRNA ligase/YqeY domain fusion protein produces MTLEPTAAEAGRDFIRDIVQADLDAKKHKLIVTRFPPEPNGYLHIGHAKSIGLNFGIAQEFGGRCHLRFDDTNPTREEQEFIDSIQADVKWLGYDWGNDLFFASDYFERLYEWAEGLIRAGLAYVDDQSQEEIRLSRGTLTEPGKNSPFRDRPVEENLDLFRRMKAGEFPNGARVLRARIDMASGNINLRDPVLYRILHAHHPRTGDKWSIYPSYDYAHGQSDAIEGITHSICTLEFEDHRPLYEWLLDKLPVPSHPHQYEFARLNLTYTLLSKRVLTELVRGGHVAGWDDPRMPTIAGLKRRGVPPAAVREFIKRIGVAKANSVVDVGMLEFCIREVLNQSAQRRMAVLRPLKVVIENYPEGQVEEIEAVNHPDDPNAGTRRVAFGRELYIERDDFMENPPKKFFRLSPGNEVRLRYAYFITCRDVVKNAAGEVVELRCTYDPATRGGNAPDGRKVKATMHWLPAAQSRLAEIRLYNPLFSNPNPDAANFTTDLNPQSLELLKDARLEPEVATSNSTDVVQFERQGYFVRDKDSTADRPVFNRTIGLRDTFAKEVAKG; encoded by the coding sequence ATGACCCTAGAACCGACGGCGGCAGAGGCGGGCCGCGATTTCATCCGCGACATCGTCCAGGCCGATCTTGATGCCAAAAAGCATAAGCTGATCGTCACGCGGTTTCCGCCGGAACCGAACGGCTACCTGCATATCGGGCACGCCAAGTCCATTGGCCTTAACTTCGGCATTGCGCAGGAGTTCGGCGGGCGCTGTCATCTGCGCTTCGACGACACCAACCCGACCAGGGAAGAGCAGGAGTTCATCGATTCGATTCAGGCCGACGTCAAATGGCTTGGATACGATTGGGGCAACGACCTCTTCTTCGCATCTGACTATTTCGAAAGGCTGTACGAGTGGGCCGAGGGCCTGATCCGTGCCGGGCTTGCCTATGTCGACGACCAGTCGCAGGAAGAGATCAGGCTGAGCCGCGGCACGCTTACCGAGCCCGGAAAAAACAGTCCGTTCCGCGATCGCCCCGTCGAGGAAAATCTCGATCTGTTTCGCCGCATGAAGGCCGGCGAGTTTCCGAACGGCGCACGCGTGCTGCGCGCCAGGATCGATATGGCGTCGGGCAACATCAACCTGCGCGATCCCGTGCTTTACCGCATTCTGCATGCGCATCATCCGCGCACCGGTGACAAGTGGTCGATCTATCCAAGCTACGACTATGCCCACGGCCAGTCGGATGCGATCGAGGGCATCACACATTCGATCTGCACGCTGGAGTTCGAGGATCATCGCCCGCTCTATGAGTGGCTGCTCGACAAGTTGCCGGTGCCGTCGCATCCGCATCAGTATGAATTTGCGCGGCTGAATTTGACCTACACGCTGCTCTCCAAGCGCGTGCTGACGGAACTCGTGCGCGGCGGCCATGTGGCGGGCTGGGACGATCCGCGCATGCCCACCATTGCAGGCTTGAAGCGACGCGGTGTGCCGCCGGCGGCGGTCCGTGAGTTCATCAAGCGTATCGGCGTTGCCAAAGCCAACAGCGTCGTCGACGTCGGCATGCTCGAGTTCTGCATCCGCGAGGTCCTGAACCAGAGCGCGCAGCGCCGGATGGCGGTGTTACGTCCGCTCAAGGTCGTGATCGAGAACTATCCGGAAGGGCAGGTCGAGGAGATCGAGGCGGTCAATCACCCCGACGATCCGAACGCCGGCACGCGCCGCGTGGCGTTCGGCCGCGAGCTCTATATCGAGCGCGACGACTTCATGGAAAATCCGCCGAAGAAATTCTTCCGGCTGTCGCCGGGCAACGAAGTCCGGCTACGCTACGCCTACTTCATCACCTGCCGCGACGTCGTGAAGAACGCCGCGGGCGAAGTCGTGGAGTTGCGTTGCACCTACGATCCCGCCACCCGTGGCGGCAACGCGCCCGACGGCCGCAAGGTCAAGGCGACCATGCATTGGCTCCCGGCGGCGCAGTCGAGACTGGCGGAAATCCGCCTCTACAATCCGCTATTCAGCAATCCCAATCCCGACGCGGCGAATTTTACGACCGACCTAAACCCGCAGTCGCTGGAATTGCTGAAGGATGCGCGCCTAGAGCCCGAGGTCGCCACATCGAATTCGACTGATGTCGTACAGTTCGAACGGCAGGGCTATTTCGTGCGCGACAAGGATTCGACCGCCGACCGTCCGGTGTTTAACCGCACGATCGGACTGCGCGATACTTTCGCGAAGGAAGTAGCCAAAGGTTAG
- a CDS encoding helix-turn-helix domain-containing protein, which produces MTGPELKQLRQDLGEAIGRPLSAADMAKLCGLDPKEGADTIRRWEISGPSGPADKLLGILAMASDRYAIMDNFNIFDRWDVSEKERPARKAAFRERMCNEIRQRLA; this is translated from the coding sequence GTGACAGGCCCGGAATTGAAGCAGCTTCGTCAGGACCTCGGAGAAGCGATTGGCCGGCCGCTATCGGCCGCCGACATGGCGAAACTGTGCGGACTGGATCCGAAAGAAGGCGCCGATACGATCCGCCGCTGGGAGATCTCGGGACCTAGTGGGCCAGCCGACAAGCTCCTCGGCATCCTCGCGATGGCCAGCGACCGTTATGCCATCATGGACAACTTCAACATTTTCGATCGCTGGGATGTCAGCGAGAAAGAGCGCCCTGCCCGGAAGGCGGCCTTCCGCGAAAGAATGTGCAACGAGATCCGCCAACGCCTTGCATGA
- a CDS encoding outer membrane protein: MKKLVLAVGAAAFLGSAPFVFAADMPMKALPPPVSPMTDWSGFYIGVHGGYGWNGTNDWSTGSELIGSSGLSGGSSWDALKGPLAGGQIGYNWQVERLVFGVQGDGSWANIRGSAGNPLNLVDGRCSFAGTPDQTAECRSRITAMGNLTARVGYLVTPSTLFYGKAGVNFSRMDFQVLNDIAFTGTCGAPGAGTRYPGYNAVGRTTAGATAGFGIEQRVWNNLTVFGEYDVVQGGGTFINSNKGGTGTSGCTNDFVSQTTVGNATQIFKVGVNYQLH; encoded by the coding sequence ATGAAGAAGCTGGTTTTGGCAGTTGGTGCGGCTGCTTTCCTTGGAAGCGCACCTTTTGTTTTCGCAGCAGACATGCCCATGAAGGCTTTGCCCCCGCCGGTTTCCCCCATGACGGACTGGTCGGGATTTTATATCGGTGTTCACGGCGGCTATGGCTGGAATGGCACCAACGATTGGTCGACGGGCAGTGAGTTGATCGGTTCAAGCGGTTTGAGTGGTGGCTCGAGCTGGGACGCTCTCAAGGGTCCATTGGCCGGTGGTCAGATTGGCTACAACTGGCAAGTTGAGCGCTTGGTTTTCGGCGTGCAAGGGGATGGTTCCTGGGCCAACATCAGAGGCAGCGCTGGCAACCCGCTTAACTTGGTCGATGGTCGATGCTCGTTCGCTGGCACGCCCGACCAGACGGCTGAGTGCCGCTCAAGAATTACGGCGATGGGAAATCTGACTGCTCGGGTTGGATATCTTGTGACGCCGAGCACGCTTTTCTACGGCAAAGCTGGTGTCAACTTCAGCAGGATGGACTTCCAGGTTCTCAATGACATTGCCTTCACCGGGACCTGCGGCGCTCCCGGCGCCGGAACGCGATACCCCGGTTATAACGCGGTCGGCCGGACGACGGCAGGCGCTACCGCCGGGTTCGGCATCGAACAGCGGGTCTGGAATAACCTGACTGTCTTTGGCGAATACGACGTGGTGCAAGGCGGCGGCACCTTTATTAATTCAAACAAGGGTGGCACTGGCACCAGCGGATGTACGAATGATTTCGTCTCCCAGACCACGGTTGGTAACGCCACGCAGATCTTCAAGGTCGGCGTGAACTATCAACTCCACTGA
- the gltX gene encoding glutamate--tRNA ligase, translating into MTAPIVTRFAPSPTGFLHIGGARTALFNWLYAHKHGGRMLLRIEDTDRERSTDAAITAILDGLKWLELDWDGEVIYQFSRAARHREVAESLLAAGKAYHCYATPEELTAMREKARAEGRTRLYDGLWRDRDPSEAPAGMKPTIRLRAPQTGETVIEDQVQGRVVWQNENLDDLVLLRGDGTPTYMLAVVVDDHDMAITHIIRGDDHLINAARQKQIYDALGWGIPSMSHIPLIHGPDGSKLSKRHGALGVDAYRAMGYLPAALRNYLVRLGWSHGDQEIFSTEEMIAAFDLSGIGRSAARFDFPKLENLNGHYIRHTDDQSLVRMFEGVLPYVPNSAGLSAKLNDQTRAQLLQAMPSLKERAKTLIELIDSAYYIFADRPLEIDTKAAAILTPENRLLIGRLRVALWEVKDWSAEATETAMRAFADQNGLKFGAVAQPLRAALTGRTTSPGIFDVLAVLGREESLARLDDQGPD; encoded by the coding sequence ATGACCGCACCAATCGTTACCCGCTTTGCCCCCTCGCCAACCGGCTTTCTCCATATCGGAGGCGCCCGCACCGCCCTGTTCAACTGGCTCTATGCGCACAAGCATGGCGGCAGGATGCTGCTCCGTATCGAGGACACCGACCGGGAGCGATCGACGGATGCTGCCATCACGGCCATCCTGGACGGTCTCAAGTGGCTCGAACTCGATTGGGATGGCGAGGTCATCTACCAGTTCAGCCGTGCGGCCCGCCATCGCGAGGTCGCCGAAAGTCTGCTGGCGGCCGGCAAGGCCTATCACTGTTACGCGACGCCCGAGGAACTGACGGCGATGCGCGAGAAGGCCCGCGCCGAAGGCCGTACCCGCCTTTACGACGGCCTGTGGCGCGACCGTGATCCCTCGGAGGCGCCGGCCGGCATGAAGCCGACGATCCGCCTGCGTGCACCCCAGACCGGCGAGACAGTGATCGAAGACCAGGTCCAGGGCCGCGTGGTCTGGCAAAACGAAAACCTCGACGATCTCGTCCTGCTCCGCGGCGACGGAACCCCGACCTACATGCTGGCCGTGGTGGTCGACGATCACGACATGGCCATCACCCACATCATTCGTGGCGATGATCACCTGATCAACGCCGCGCGCCAGAAGCAGATCTACGACGCGCTCGGCTGGGGCATCCCCAGCATGTCACATATTCCTCTCATTCACGGCCCCGACGGCTCGAAGCTTTCCAAGCGCCATGGCGCGCTCGGCGTCGACGCATACCGTGCCATGGGATATTTGCCGGCGGCATTGCGCAATTACCTCGTCCGCCTCGGTTGGAGCCACGGCGACCAGGAGATATTCTCGACCGAGGAAATGATCGCGGCCTTCGACCTCTCGGGTATCGGCCGGTCCGCCGCGCGCTTCGATTTTCCCAAGCTCGAAAATCTGAACGGGCACTATATCCGTCACACCGACGATCAATCCCTCGTGAGAATGTTCGAGGGGGTGCTCCCCTACGTGCCCAACAGCGCCGGTCTTTCGGCCAAGCTCAACGACCAAACGCGTGCGCAATTATTGCAGGCGATGCCGAGCCTGAAGGAGCGCGCCAAGACACTGATCGAACTGATCGACAGCGCCTATTACATCTTTGCCGACCGACCGCTTGAAATCGACACCAAGGCCGCCGCCATTCTGACGCCGGAAAATCGCCTCCTGATCGGACGGCTGCGTGTTGCCTTGTGGGAGGTAAAAGACTGGAGCGCCGAAGCAACGGAAACGGCGATGCGCGCCTTTGCCGATCAGAACGGCCTCAAATTCGGCGCGGTTGCCCAGCCGCTGCGCGCCGCCTTGACCGGGCGCACCACGTCGCCTGGTATATTCGACGTCCTTGCCGTGCTCGGCCGGGAAGAAAGCCTGGCCCGGCTCGACGATCAGGGGCCCGACTAA